In Trifolium pratense cultivar HEN17-A07 linkage group LG7, ARS_RC_1.1, whole genome shotgun sequence, a genomic segment contains:
- the LOC123897333 gene encoding cellulose synthase-like protein B4, whose protein sequence is MALNQENLPLYEKTWIKRNFQRAIDILILLLLFSLLSYRLFFSINNTFFTLPWFLAFSCESWFTYTWIVLLNAKWSPAVTKTYPNRLLQRVPELPRVDLFVTTADPVLEPPIITVNTVLSLLALDYPVNKLACYVSDDGCSVFTFYGLLEASKFAKFWVPFCKKYNIQVRAPFRYFTEVTKSEDSPQFKQEWLQLKDMYDNLSQKIEDVTRNPISFQFEGEFAVFLNTEKRNHPSIVKVILENKDGLSDTLPHLIYVSREKRPKYEHNYKAGAMNVLTRVSGLMTNAPFMLNVDCDMVVNNPKIVQHALCILMDSKNGKDVAFVQCFQQFYDGIKDDPFGNQWVAGFEYIIRGMGGLQGPFYGGTNTFHRRKAIYGLYPDELQYGRKGKLAEKILIQQFGSSNEFVKSATHAMEGSDYSTNGISPSNFIEEAIRISDCGYEYGTDWGKKMGWLYGSISEDVPTGLNMQKKGWRSECCTPDQTAFTGCAPGGFLTTMIQQKRWSSGLTVVFFSKHSPVMGILFGKIQFRAGLSYCWLTNWGLRSVFEVSYAALVAYCIISNTSIFPKGPGLWIPLTLYVIYTIHTLQEYLSKGLSLRCWWNNQRMITIRSTSVWFIGFLSAMVKLLGISDTVFEVTQKENPTSGAAAGDDANAGRFTFDESPNFVIGTTILLVQLTALVVKILGVQLEAHNGNGCGIGELMCSAYLVVCYWPFLKGLFARGKYGIPLSTIFKSALLAFIFVRFCRIV, encoded by the exons ATGGCGCTCAACCAAGAAAATCTCCCTCTTTACGAAAAAACTTGGATCAAACGTAATTTTCAAAGAGCTATAGATATCTTGATTTTACTTCTCTTATTCTCTCTTCTTAGTTACCGTCTTTTCTTCTCCATCAACAACACCTTCTTCACACTTCCATGGTTTCTTGCTTTCTCATGTGAATCTTGGTTTACTTACACTTGGATTGTTCTTCTTAATGCCAAATGGAGTCCTGCTGTCACCAAAACATACCCAAACCGTCTCCTTCAACG AGTACCGGAGCTTCCGCGGGTGGATTTGTTTGTGACAACAGCAGATCCTGTTCTTGAACCACCAATAATCACAGTGAATACAGTGTTGTCATTGTTGGCACTTGATTATCCAGTTAATAAGCTAGCTTGTTATGTTTCTGATGATGGTTGTTCTGTTTTTACCTTTTATGGTCTTTTGGAAGCTTCCAAATTTGCTAAGTTTTGGGTACCTTTCTGTAAAAAGTATAATATTCAAGTTAGAGCACCTTTTAGATATTTTACTGAAGTTACCAAAAGTGAAGATTCACCACAATTCAAACAAGAATGGTTACAATTGAAG GATATGTATGACAATCTTAGccaaaaaattgaagatgtgACCAGAAATCCAATTTCATTCCAATTTGAGGGAGAATTTGCAGTTTTCTTGAATACTGAAAAAAGAAATCATCCCAGTATAGTTAAG GTTATATTGGAGAACAAGGACGGTCTATCTGATACATTGCCTCACTTAATATACGTATCAAGAGAGAAGAGGCCAAAGTATGAACACAATTACAAAGCCGGAGCTATGAATGTGTTG ACAAGAGTTTCTGGGTTGATGACAAATGCTCCCTTTATGTTGAATGTTGACTGTGATATGGTTGTGAACAATCCCAAGATTGTTCAACATGCTTTGTGCATTTTGATGGATTCTAAGAATGGAAAAGATGTTGCTTTTGTTCAATGTTTCCAACAATTTTACGATGGAATAAAAGATGACCCTTTTGGAAATCAATGGGTGGCTGGATTTGAG TATATAATAAGGGGCATGGGAGGACTTCAAGGACCTTTCTATGGAGGAACAAATACCTTCCATAGAAGAAAGGCTATTTATGGTCTTTATCCTGATGAACTTCAATATGGAAGAAAAG GAAAACTAGCAGAAAAGATATTAATACAGCAATTTGGAAGTTCAAATGAGTTTGTCAAATCAGCCACACATGCAATGGAAGGGAGTGATTATTCTACTAATGGTATTAGTCCTTCCAATTTTATTGAGGAAGCGATCCGAATATCTGATTGTGGATATGAATATGGCACTGATTGGGGTAAAAAG ATGGGCTGGTTATATGGATCAATATCAGAGGATGTACCAACTGGTTTGAATATGCAAAAAAAAGGTTGGAGATCAGAGTGTTGTACACCGGATCAAACCGCCTTTACAGGCTGCGCTCCCGGAGGATTTCTCACTACAATGATCCAACAAAAGAGATGGTCTTCAGGTCTCACAGTTGTCTTCTTTAGCAAGCATTCTCCTGTTATGGGCATACTCTTTGGTAAAATTCAATTCAGGGCAGGCTTGTCTTATTGTTGGCTTACCAATTGGGGATTGCGTTCTGTCTTTGAAGTTTCTTATGCAGCCTTGGTTGCATATTGCATAATCTCCAACACCAGTATCTTTCCTAAG GGACCTGGGCTATGGATTCCTTTGACTCTTTATGTGATCTATACTATACATACTCTACAAGAGTATCTATCAAAAGGGTTGTCATTAAGATGTTGGTGGAACAATCAGAGAATGATTACAATAAGATCAACAAGTGTATGGTTTATTGGATTTTTAAGTGCCATGGTTAAGCTCTTAGGGATATCTGATACAGTCTTTGAAGTAACACAAAAGGAAAATCCAACTTCTGGTGCTGCTGCTGGAGATGATGCAAATGCTGGTAGGTTCACATTTGATGAGTCCCCAAATTTTGTGATTGGCACAACCATTTTGCTTGTGCAATTGACAGCACTTGTTGTTAAGATTTTGGGGGTGCAATTAGAAGCTCACAATGGAAATGGTTGTGGAATAGGTGAATTGATGTGTAGTGCTTATCTAGTAGTATGTTACTGGCCATTTCTGAAAGGGTTGTTTGCTAGGGGTAAATATGGGATTCCATTGTCTACCATTTTCAAGTCAGCACTGCTTGCTTTTATTTTTGTGCGCTTTTGTAGAATTGTTTGA